A region from the Variovorax paradoxus genome encodes:
- a CDS encoding tRNA-uridine aminocarboxypropyltransferase, with the protein MPHAVSFLRAARLARSAKPFLARGGFKRERCAGCRLVPSHCMCAVRPSVATRAGVCLLMADIEPLKPTNTGWLVADVVADTFAFGWARTETDPALLALLNDPQWQPYVVFPGQYAAPERVVVAVPVPGPDGSGCVKRPLFILFDATWAEARKMFRRSPYLDRLPVLSLQPEQITQYKLRNSGRDDHFCTSEVAAMCMNLAGENVAEQTLEAYLAVFTHHYLRAKNQQPIAWDSAAHRRLREVSIRPPA; encoded by the coding sequence ATGCCTCACGCCGTCTCCTTCCTTCGCGCCGCGCGCCTGGCTCGAAGCGCCAAACCCTTTCTCGCCCGTGGTGGCTTCAAGCGCGAGCGCTGCGCGGGCTGCCGCCTGGTGCCCAGCCATTGCATGTGCGCCGTGCGCCCTTCGGTGGCAACGCGCGCGGGAGTGTGCCTGCTCATGGCCGACATCGAGCCGCTCAAGCCCACCAACACGGGGTGGCTGGTCGCCGACGTGGTGGCCGATACCTTCGCCTTCGGCTGGGCCCGCACCGAAACCGATCCCGCGCTGCTGGCGCTGTTGAACGACCCGCAATGGCAGCCCTACGTGGTGTTCCCGGGGCAATATGCGGCGCCCGAGCGCGTGGTCGTGGCCGTTCCAGTGCCTGGACCGGACGGCAGCGGCTGCGTGAAACGGCCGCTCTTCATCCTGTTCGACGCGACATGGGCCGAGGCACGCAAAATGTTTCGCAGAAGCCCTTACCTCGACCGGCTGCCGGTGTTGAGCCTGCAGCCGGAGCAGATCACGCAATACAAGCTGCGCAACTCTGGCCGCGACGACCACTTCTGCACCAGCGAGGTGGCCGCGATGTGCATGAACCTGGCGGGCGAAAACGTTGCCGAACAGACGCTGGAGGCGTACCTCGCGGTGTTCACGCACCACTATCTGCGTGCGAAGAACCAGCAGCCCATTGCCTGGGACAGTGCGGCGCATCGGCGGCTGCGCGAAGTGTCCATCCGACCGCCGGCCTAA
- a CDS encoding MFS transporter, whose product MATITAHEPQGKHQSKKATASGWIGSALEYYDFFIYATAAALIFPQIFFPKGDPQIAIIASLATYGVGYVARPIGALLLGHWGDTHGRKTVLILCMFLMGFSTVAVGLLPTYDQVGLWAPALLVLLRLIQGFAVAGEISGASSMILEHAPFGRRGFFASFTLQGVQAGQIMAAAVFLPLAHYMDKDAFNSWGWRIPFLLSFIVIVAGYIIRREVDETPAFAEVDKSAKVPKAPVVQAVTESWGDMLRVLLCSLMNVIPVVATIFGAAYAVQPGYGINFEKDIYLWIPVMGNILAVIVIPFVGNLSDKVGRRLPIVVGAIGSGLLSFGYLYAISIHNVPLAIVMSLLMWGVVYQGYNAVFPSFYPEMFPTRTRVSGMAISQNIGTAITALLPALFVAVAPPGAANIPLTVGAITLAICAIAAISAWTARETYRVHMNDLGKPDAVPVDKPEYDRLREQTLATARLAKAAA is encoded by the coding sequence ATGGCAACCATCACGGCCCACGAGCCGCAAGGCAAGCACCAGTCGAAGAAAGCCACCGCGAGCGGCTGGATCGGCTCGGCGCTGGAGTACTACGACTTCTTCATCTACGCCACCGCGGCGGCGCTGATCTTTCCGCAGATCTTCTTTCCAAAGGGCGACCCGCAGATCGCGATCATCGCCTCGCTCGCAACCTACGGCGTGGGCTACGTCGCACGGCCGATCGGCGCACTGCTGCTGGGCCACTGGGGCGACACGCACGGCCGCAAGACGGTGCTGATCCTGTGCATGTTCCTGATGGGCTTTTCCACCGTCGCCGTCGGCCTGCTGCCGACCTATGACCAGGTCGGCCTGTGGGCACCCGCGCTGCTGGTGCTGCTGCGCCTGATCCAGGGCTTTGCGGTGGCCGGCGAGATTTCGGGCGCGAGCTCGATGATCCTGGAGCACGCGCCGTTCGGACGCCGCGGCTTCTTCGCGAGCTTCACGCTGCAGGGTGTGCAGGCCGGCCAGATCATGGCGGCCGCCGTGTTCCTGCCGCTCGCGCACTACATGGACAAGGACGCCTTCAACTCGTGGGGCTGGCGCATTCCGTTCCTGCTGAGCTTCATCGTCATCGTGGCCGGCTACATCATCCGCCGGGAAGTGGACGAGACGCCTGCGTTCGCCGAAGTAGACAAGAGCGCCAAGGTGCCGAAGGCGCCGGTGGTCCAGGCCGTGACCGAGAGCTGGGGCGACATGCTGCGCGTGCTGCTGTGCTCGCTGATGAACGTGATCCCGGTGGTCGCGACCATCTTCGGCGCCGCCTACGCGGTGCAGCCGGGCTACGGCATCAACTTCGAGAAAGACATCTACCTCTGGATTCCGGTCATGGGCAACATCCTGGCCGTGATCGTGATCCCGTTCGTCGGCAACCTGTCGGACAAGGTCGGCCGCCGCCTGCCGATCGTCGTCGGTGCCATCGGTTCGGGCCTGTTGTCGTTCGGCTACCTGTACGCCATCAGCATCCACAACGTGCCGCTGGCCATCGTAATGTCGCTCCTGATGTGGGGCGTGGTCTACCAGGGCTACAACGCCGTGTTCCCGAGCTTCTATCCGGAGATGTTCCCCACGCGCACGCGCGTCTCGGGCATGGCGATCTCGCAGAACATCGGCACCGCGATCACTGCGCTGCTGCCGGCGCTGTTCGTGGCGGTCGCCCCTCCCGGCGCTGCCAACATCCCGTTGACCGTCGGCGCCATCACGCTGGCGATCTGCGCCATTGCCGCGATCTCGGCCTGGACCGCCCGCGAAACCTACCGCGTGCACATGAACGACCTGGGCAAGCCCGACGCGGTTCCGGTCGACAAGCCCGAGTACGACCGGCTGCGCGAACAGACGCTCGCAACCGCACGCCTGGCCAAGGCCGCCGCCTGA
- a CDS encoding alpha/beta hydrolase: protein MTQLHLPFKFLEQAAGPNVREPWLLVLMHGVGSNEQDLFGLARLMPPQFHVLSLRAPYVLSPDAYAWFEFQVLADGQRRINEEQERESRFLVGEMVASAAQQLGVPPERVVVGGFSQGGIMALSLLLTQPAKVRAAMVWHGRLLSEVLPHIASPEAFEGKALWVSHGSADNVIPPSAAQATRELARGLPLALSGADFPGGHEIRPAELQGTLAWLQSLGGTAGAS from the coding sequence ATGACGCAACTCCACCTGCCTTTCAAGTTTCTCGAGCAGGCCGCAGGGCCGAACGTGCGCGAGCCCTGGCTGCTGGTGCTGATGCACGGCGTCGGCAGCAACGAGCAAGACCTGTTCGGCCTCGCGCGGCTCATGCCGCCGCAGTTTCACGTGCTGAGCCTGCGCGCCCCGTATGTGCTGTCGCCCGATGCCTATGCGTGGTTCGAGTTCCAGGTGCTGGCCGATGGCCAGCGGCGCATCAACGAGGAGCAGGAGCGCGAAAGCCGTTTCCTGGTGGGCGAGATGGTGGCCTCGGCGGCGCAGCAGCTCGGCGTGCCGCCGGAACGCGTGGTGGTCGGCGGCTTCAGCCAAGGCGGCATCATGGCGCTGTCGCTGCTGCTGACGCAGCCTGCAAAAGTGCGCGCCGCGATGGTGTGGCACGGGCGGCTGCTGTCGGAGGTGCTGCCGCACATCGCGTCGCCCGAGGCCTTCGAGGGCAAGGCGCTGTGGGTGAGCCATGGCAGCGCCGACAACGTGATTCCGCCGAGCGCCGCACAGGCCACGCGTGAACTGGCGCGCGGCCTGCCGCTGGCGCTGTCGGGCGCCGATTTTCCGGGCGGCCACGAGATCCGACCGGCCGAGCTGCAGGGCACGCTGGCGTGGCTGCAGTCGCTCGGCGGGACGGCCGGCGCGTCCTAG
- a CDS encoding bifunctional sugar phosphate isomerase/epimerase/4-hydroxyphenylpyruvate dioxygenase family protein: MHRSIATVSLSGTLRQKLEAVAAAGFDGIELFEADFVNFKGSAAELRRITADLGLSIDLYQPFRDFEGMPEAQFRRSLERAERKFDLMEAMGAPLMLCCSNTSPLSVNDPALAAAQLHELAERAARRNLRVGFEALAWGRHTSLYGQAWNIVRQADHPNLGLILDSFHTLSLKDDVTGIAAIPGEKIFFLQMADAPLLSMDVLQWARHHRSFPGQGDLDVIGLFEQVLRAGYTGPLSLEIFNDLFRETPNRRTAVDAMRSLLYLESEAQRRLASAADVPARTPPVELFSPPPVPALSGLSFIEFAADEASGRTLGALLAQLGFRRVGRHRSKAVVLYRQGEINLIVNAQPDSFARSRFEAHGTSVCALGVRCADPLAAVERATAMRSQRHDSPVGPNELRVPAIVAPGGNLIHFVPEALGTNGLYEADFILEDDAAADTGSAGLTQIDHVALGLALDQLDTWVLFTRAVLGLEPGESLELADPFGLIRSRGVANAERSVRLVLNVSLSQRTRTARTLSVTGGGAVHHIALRCNDIFESVARLRANGTRFVPISDNYYDDLATRIDLDPALLARLRAAGVLFDRSSAGDYLHIYTENIEGGLFFELAQRTAGYDAYGALNAPARMASQAQQ, encoded by the coding sequence ATGCATCGCTCCATTGCCACCGTCTCCCTCAGCGGCACGCTTCGCCAGAAGCTCGAAGCCGTTGCGGCTGCAGGCTTCGACGGCATCGAGCTGTTCGAGGCCGATTTCGTCAACTTCAAGGGCAGCGCCGCCGAGCTGCGCCGCATCACCGCGGACCTCGGCCTCTCGATCGACCTGTACCAGCCGTTCCGCGATTTCGAAGGCATGCCCGAGGCGCAGTTCCGCCGCAGCCTGGAGCGCGCCGAGCGCAAGTTCGATCTGATGGAGGCCATGGGCGCACCGCTGATGCTGTGCTGCTCCAACACCTCGCCGCTTTCGGTGAACGACCCGGCGCTGGCCGCCGCGCAGCTGCACGAACTCGCGGAGCGCGCGGCACGCCGCAACCTGCGCGTGGGCTTCGAGGCGCTGGCCTGGGGACGCCACACCTCGCTCTACGGCCAGGCCTGGAACATCGTGCGGCAGGCCGACCATCCGAACCTGGGACTGATCCTCGACAGCTTCCACACGCTGTCGCTGAAGGACGATGTCACGGGCATTGCCGCCATCCCGGGCGAGAAGATCTTCTTCCTGCAGATGGCCGACGCGCCGCTGCTCTCGATGGACGTGCTGCAGTGGGCCCGCCACCACCGCTCGTTCCCGGGGCAGGGCGATCTCGACGTGATCGGGTTGTTCGAGCAGGTGCTGCGCGCGGGCTACACCGGCCCGCTGTCGCTGGAAATCTTCAACGACCTGTTCCGCGAGACGCCCAACCGCCGCACCGCGGTGGACGCGATGCGTTCGCTGCTGTACCTCGAAAGCGAGGCGCAGCGGCGGCTGGCGTCGGCGGCCGATGTGCCGGCGCGCACGCCGCCCGTCGAACTGTTCAGCCCGCCGCCCGTGCCGGCGCTCTCGGGCCTGTCGTTCATCGAGTTCGCGGCGGATGAAGCCTCGGGCAGGACGCTCGGCGCGCTGCTGGCGCAGCTCGGCTTCCGCCGGGTCGGGCGGCACCGCTCCAAGGCCGTGGTGCTGTACCGCCAGGGCGAGATCAACCTGATCGTCAACGCGCAGCCGGATTCGTTCGCGCGCAGCCGCTTCGAGGCGCACGGCACCTCGGTGTGTGCGCTGGGCGTGCGCTGCGCCGATCCACTGGCGGCCGTGGAACGCGCCACCGCCATGCGCTCGCAGCGCCACGACAGCCCGGTCGGCCCGAACGAGTTGCGCGTGCCGGCCATCGTGGCGCCAGGCGGCAACCTGATCCACTTCGTGCCCGAGGCGCTGGGCACCAACGGCCTGTACGAAGCCGACTTCATCCTCGAGGACGACGCGGCAGCCGATACCGGCAGCGCCGGCCTCACGCAGATCGACCACGTGGCACTGGGCCTGGCGCTGGACCAGCTCGACACCTGGGTGCTGTTCACGCGCGCCGTGCTGGGGCTGGAGCCGGGCGAAAGCCTGGAGCTGGCCGATCCCTTCGGCCTGATCCGCAGCCGCGGCGTGGCCAATGCCGAGCGCAGCGTGCGGCTGGTGCTCAACGTGTCGCTGAGCCAGCGCACCCGCACCGCGCGCACGCTGAGCGTGACCGGCGGCGGCGCGGTGCACCACATCGCGCTGCGCTGCAATGACATCTTCGAGAGCGTGGCGCGGCTACGCGCCAACGGCACGCGCTTCGTGCCCATCTCGGACAACTACTACGACGACCTGGCCACGCGCATCGACCTGGACCCTGCGCTGCTCGCACGCCTGCGCGCGGCCGGCGTGCTGTTCGACCGTTCGTCCGCGGGCGACTACCTGCACATCTACACCGAGAACATCGAAGGCGGGCTCTTCTTCGAACTGGCACAGCGCACTGCGGGCTACGACGCCTACGGTGCGCTCAACGCACCCGCGCGCATGGCATCGCAGGCGCAGCAATAA
- a CDS encoding DUF1501 domain-containing protein — MQRRELLKLMAAVPLAGAAGQLMAAPGAEGAKLLVVFLRGAYDCCNLLVPTASDFYYASRPNIAIARPGMPGGALPLDGNWGLHPALAQSVMPMFQQKQAAFIAFAGTDDLTRSHFETQDSIELGQALDKRRDYRSGFLNRLAGVLGAGPVAGVSPIAFTEQLPLSLRGGARAANMALAGNARAGIDARQSQVIAAMYRNTPLAGPVAEGFELRDEVARAVQAEMDAASRNAMTAKGFELVARRMALLMRERFDLGFVDVGGWDTHVGQGGAIGYLANRFEELGRGVAGFAQEMGDDAWRQTVVVVISEFGRTFRENGNRGTDHGHGTVYWVLGGGLSAQAGGRIVGEQQDVAQATLFQNRDYPVLNEYRAVFGGLFRRMYGLSPAQLARVFDGVTPKDLQLV; from the coding sequence ATGCAACGTCGAGAACTGCTCAAGCTCATGGCCGCCGTTCCACTCGCGGGCGCCGCCGGCCAGCTGATGGCCGCGCCCGGGGCCGAAGGCGCCAAGCTGCTGGTCGTGTTCCTGCGCGGCGCGTACGACTGCTGCAACCTGCTCGTGCCCACGGCCAGCGACTTCTACTACGCCTCGCGCCCCAACATCGCCATCGCCCGGCCCGGCATGCCCGGCGGTGCGCTGCCGTTGGACGGCAACTGGGGCCTGCACCCCGCGCTGGCACAAAGCGTGATGCCGATGTTCCAGCAGAAGCAGGCTGCCTTCATCGCCTTTGCGGGCACCGACGACCTCACGCGCAGCCACTTCGAAACGCAGGACTCCATCGAGCTCGGCCAGGCACTCGACAAGCGACGCGACTACCGCTCGGGTTTTCTCAACCGGCTGGCCGGCGTGCTCGGCGCCGGACCCGTGGCCGGCGTGTCGCCCATCGCCTTCACCGAACAGCTGCCCCTTTCGCTGCGCGGCGGCGCCAGGGCCGCCAACATGGCGCTGGCGGGCAATGCGCGTGCGGGCATCGATGCGCGGCAGAGCCAGGTCATCGCGGCCATGTACCGCAACACCCCGCTGGCCGGGCCGGTGGCCGAAGGCTTCGAGCTGCGCGACGAGGTGGCGCGCGCGGTGCAGGCCGAGATGGACGCCGCCAGCCGCAACGCCATGACCGCCAAGGGCTTCGAACTGGTGGCGCGCCGCATGGCGCTGCTGATGCGGGAGCGCTTCGACCTCGGCTTTGTCGACGTCGGCGGCTGGGACACGCATGTGGGGCAGGGCGGCGCCATCGGCTACCTCGCCAACCGTTTTGAAGAACTGGGCCGCGGCGTGGCCGGCTTCGCGCAGGAGATGGGCGACGACGCATGGCGCCAGACCGTGGTGGTGGTCATCAGCGAGTTCGGCCGCACCTTCCGCGAGAACGGCAACCGCGGCACCGACCATGGGCACGGCACCGTGTACTGGGTGCTCGGCGGCGGCCTCTCGGCGCAGGCGGGCGGGCGCATCGTGGGCGAGCAGCAGGACGTGGCGCAGGCTACGCTGTTCCAGAACCGCGACTACCCGGTGCTCAACGAATACCGCGCGGTGTTCGGCGGCCTGTTCAGGCGGATGTACGGCCTCTCGCCGGCGCAGCTCGCGCGGGTGTTCGACGGGGTGACGCCGAAGGATCTGCAGCTGGTTTAG
- a CDS encoding NAD(P)H-dependent flavin oxidoreductase yields MTTSLQQLLGIDLPLIQAPMAGVQGSAMAIAVSNAGALGSLPCAMLGNDAIRSEVTAIREGTGKPYNLNFFCHVPPQPSAEREAVWRNALAPYYREFGIDAAAIPTGPGRNPFSAEVAEVLAAFRPPVVSFHFGLPPEPLLAQVRGWGSKILASATTVDEALWLEAHGVDAVIAQGLEAGGHRGHFLSHDLTVQPGTFALLPQVVRAVRLPVIAAGGIADANGVAAAMALGAAGVQVGTAYMLAPEATTSAVHRAALKSEAARHTALTNLFTGRPARGIVNRVMRELGPIGSAAPEFPLATSGIAPLRAKAEAQGSGDFSPLWSGQNATGCRELPAAEITRALAQGFQSSTA; encoded by the coding sequence ATGACCACTTCATTGCAGCAACTCCTCGGCATCGATCTGCCGCTGATCCAGGCGCCCATGGCGGGCGTGCAGGGCAGCGCCATGGCCATTGCGGTCAGCAACGCGGGCGCGCTCGGCTCGCTGCCGTGCGCGATGCTCGGCAACGACGCCATCCGCAGCGAAGTCACTGCGATCCGCGAGGGCACCGGCAAGCCCTACAACCTCAACTTCTTCTGCCACGTGCCGCCCCAGCCCAGCGCCGAACGCGAAGCGGTGTGGCGCAATGCGCTGGCGCCGTACTACCGCGAATTCGGCATCGATGCGGCGGCCATACCCACCGGCCCGGGGCGCAACCCCTTCAGCGCCGAGGTGGCCGAGGTGCTGGCCGCGTTCCGCCCGCCGGTGGTGAGTTTCCATTTCGGGCTGCCGCCCGAGCCGCTGCTGGCGCAGGTGCGCGGATGGGGCTCGAAGATCCTGGCATCGGCCACCACGGTCGACGAGGCACTGTGGCTCGAAGCGCACGGCGTCGATGCGGTCATTGCGCAGGGCCTGGAGGCGGGCGGGCACCGCGGGCACTTTCTCTCGCACGATCTCACGGTGCAGCCCGGCACCTTCGCGCTGCTGCCGCAGGTGGTGCGCGCGGTGCGGCTGCCTGTGATCGCGGCCGGCGGCATTGCCGATGCGAACGGCGTGGCCGCGGCCATGGCGCTGGGTGCCGCGGGCGTGCAGGTGGGCACGGCCTACATGCTGGCGCCCGAGGCCACCACCAGCGCCGTGCACCGCGCGGCGCTGAAGAGCGAAGCTGCGCGCCATACGGCGCTCACCAATCTCTTCACGGGCCGGCCGGCGCGCGGCATCGTCAACCGCGTGATGCGCGAGCTGGGGCCGATCGGCTCGGCGGCGCCCGAGTTTCCGCTGGCCACTTCGGGCATTGCGCCCTTGCGCGCCAAGGCCGAGGCGCAGGGCAGCGGCGATTTTTCTCCGCTGTGGTCGGGCCAGAACGCAACCGGCTGCCGCGAGCTGCCGGCCGCCGAAATCACGCGCGCCTTGGCGCAGGGGTTTCAATCTTCAACGGCCTGA
- a CDS encoding DsbA family oxidoreductase yields MAGMTSHLKIDFVSDVSCPWCAVGLGALEAALRRVAPDVTAELHFQPFELNPQMPPEGQDTFEHLNQKYGSTREQQAQSREMIRQRGAEVGFEFSPEGRPRIYNTFDAHRLLHWAELESPARQAALKKLLLKAYFTDRQNPSDPEVLVRAATEAGLDAVRAREILASDEFAQETRERERMYTDAGIHSVPAIIINDQHLISGGQPVEVFERALRQIAGAAPSSLSVA; encoded by the coding sequence ATGGCGGGCATGACCTCCCATCTCAAGATCGATTTCGTCTCCGATGTCTCTTGCCCCTGGTGCGCCGTCGGCCTGGGCGCGCTCGAGGCGGCGCTGCGGCGCGTCGCGCCCGACGTCACGGCGGAACTGCATTTCCAGCCTTTCGAGCTGAACCCGCAGATGCCGCCCGAAGGCCAGGACACCTTCGAGCACCTGAACCAGAAATACGGCTCCACGCGTGAACAGCAGGCGCAATCGCGCGAGATGATCCGCCAGCGCGGGGCCGAGGTGGGCTTCGAGTTCAGCCCCGAGGGCCGGCCGCGCATCTACAACACCTTCGACGCCCACCGCCTGCTGCACTGGGCCGAGCTCGAAAGCCCGGCCAGGCAGGCGGCGCTCAAGAAGCTGCTGCTGAAGGCCTATTTCACCGACCGCCAGAATCCCTCCGACCCCGAGGTGCTGGTGCGCGCAGCCACCGAAGCGGGGCTCGATGCAGTCCGTGCGCGCGAGATCCTGGCCAGCGACGAGTTCGCGCAGGAAACCCGCGAGCGCGAGCGCATGTACACCGATGCCGGCATCCATTCGGTGCCCGCGATCATCATCAACGACCAGCACCTGATCTCGGGCGGCCAGCCGGTCGAGGTGTTCGAGCGCGCACTGAGGCAGATTGCCGGCGCTGCGCCTTCCAGCCTGTCGGTAGCCTGA
- a CDS encoding DUF1800 domain-containing protein: MRRVSLALGACALALLAACTSAPGDRRAVVSVSLPSAPLDDASRLRWLDRVSWGVNASSEAQLAQRGLPLWMRDQLNPRPAPLPPAAQAQVDAMAISRTSLDQLVTELDAQRKAADALPDEDQKKAARQAYQQRLNELVREAQQRFVLRALYSPNQLQEQMTWFWMNHFNVNLRKDNIRAMVGDYEENAIRPHALGRFRDLLGATLHHPAMLRYLDNAQNAANRINENYARELMELHTLGVGGGYSQTDVQELARVLTGVGVSYQPLDAAPPNVRPALRDDYVRRGLFEFNPNRHDYGPKTLLGQPIESRGLAEAGEALDRLARAPATARFISRKLAVYFVSDDPPQALVERMAAAFTRSDGDIAVTLKAMFEAPEFAASLGRKFRDPVHYVIAGVRLAYGDRVVSNVNPMIGWINRMGEQLYGHETPDGYPLNEAAWASAGQMNTRFEIARAIGANGAVLFRADDKAPLEKPAFPPLADSHAVRTMQAGLSADTREALAQANNPQEWNTFLLASPELMRR, encoded by the coding sequence ATGCGCCGCGTGTCGTTGGCGCTGGGCGCATGCGCACTGGCGCTGCTCGCAGCCTGCACGAGCGCGCCGGGCGATCGGCGCGCGGTGGTGTCGGTGTCCTTGCCCTCTGCGCCGCTCGATGACGCCAGCCGCCTGCGCTGGCTCGACCGCGTGAGCTGGGGTGTCAATGCAAGCAGCGAGGCGCAGCTGGCACAGCGCGGCCTGCCGCTGTGGATGCGCGACCAGCTCAATCCGCGGCCCGCGCCGCTGCCGCCGGCCGCGCAGGCGCAGGTCGATGCCATGGCCATTTCGCGCACGTCGCTCGACCAGCTCGTGACCGAACTCGACGCGCAGCGCAAGGCGGCCGATGCATTGCCCGACGAAGACCAGAAGAAGGCCGCGCGCCAGGCCTACCAGCAGCGGCTCAACGAGCTGGTGCGCGAGGCGCAGCAGCGCTTCGTGCTGCGCGCGCTCTATTCGCCCAACCAGCTGCAGGAGCAGATGACGTGGTTCTGGATGAACCATTTCAACGTCAACCTGCGCAAGGACAACATCCGCGCGATGGTGGGCGACTACGAAGAGAACGCGATCCGCCCGCATGCGCTTGGCAGGTTCCGCGACCTGCTCGGCGCCACGCTGCACCACCCCGCGATGCTGCGCTATCTCGACAACGCGCAGAACGCCGCCAACCGCATCAACGAGAACTACGCGCGCGAGCTGATGGAGCTGCACACGCTGGGCGTGGGCGGCGGCTATTCGCAAACCGACGTGCAGGAGCTGGCGCGCGTGCTCACCGGTGTGGGTGTGAGCTACCAGCCGCTCGATGCGGCCCCGCCCAACGTGCGGCCGGCCCTGCGCGACGACTACGTGCGCCGGGGCCTGTTCGAGTTCAACCCGAACCGGCACGACTACGGCCCGAAGACGCTGCTGGGCCAGCCCATCGAGAGCCGTGGCCTCGCCGAGGCCGGCGAAGCGCTCGATCGCCTGGCGCGCGCGCCGGCCACCGCGCGCTTCATCTCGCGCAAGCTCGCCGTGTACTTCGTCTCCGACGATCCGCCGCAGGCCTTGGTCGAGCGCATGGCCGCGGCCTTCACGCGCAGCGACGGCGACATCGCCGTCACGCTGAAGGCGATGTTCGAGGCGCCCGAATTCGCCGCTTCGCTCGGGCGCAAGTTCCGCGACCCGGTGCACTACGTGATTGCCGGCGTGCGGCTCGCGTACGGCGACCGCGTGGTGTCCAACGTGAACCCGATGATCGGCTGGATCAACCGCATGGGCGAACAGCTGTACGGCCACGAGACGCCCGACGGCTATCCGCTCAACGAGGCCGCCTGGGCCAGCGCGGGACAGATGAACACGCGTTTCGAGATCGCCCGCGCCATCGGTGCGAACGGCGCCGTGCTGTTCCGGGCGGACGACAAGGCGCCGCTCGAGAAGCCCGCATTCCCGCCGCTGGCCGATTCGCACGCGGTGCGCACAATGCAGGCCGGCCTGAGTGCGGACACGCGCGAGGCGCTCGCGCAGGCGAACAACCCGCAGGAGTGGAACACCTTCCTGCTGGCGTCGCCCGAGCTGATGCGCCGCTGA
- a CDS encoding DUF3014 domain-containing protein, which produces MSDRDTPEIPDVHDSRDAPAYRPRRETSTGTIIVIVLLAIAAGFLGWRWYQQQQPLPAESPPVAAAPNDGIAPTPPAPLPELPEPQNPIDAIALPDSGLPKVGDSDSRVMKALVDLMGSKNVADFLQFEGIVRRFVATVDNLAREQSPASTWPVQPTKQHFTTQGKGEKETISPNNAARYNPIVTLAESIDPAKAAKTYARLYPLFQQAYEELGYPGRYFNDRLVAVIDHLLQAPEPAGPVQVRLVEVKGNVPSQRPWVRYEYADPQLESLSSGQKIMVRVGLENERKLKASLRGFREQIATGELAKKKQQQQQR; this is translated from the coding sequence ATGTCCGACCGAGACACCCCCGAGATTCCCGACGTGCACGATTCGCGCGATGCCCCCGCGTACAGGCCGCGGCGCGAGACGTCGACCGGAACCATCATCGTCATCGTGCTGCTGGCGATCGCGGCCGGATTCCTGGGCTGGCGCTGGTACCAGCAGCAACAGCCGCTCCCGGCTGAATCGCCGCCGGTGGCCGCCGCGCCGAACGACGGGATTGCGCCCACGCCGCCCGCGCCCCTGCCCGAATTGCCGGAACCGCAGAACCCCATCGATGCGATCGCGCTGCCCGACTCGGGGCTGCCCAAGGTCGGCGATTCCGATTCGCGCGTGATGAAGGCGCTGGTCGACCTGATGGGCAGCAAGAACGTGGCGGACTTCCTGCAGTTCGAAGGCATCGTGCGCCGCTTCGTGGCCACGGTCGACAACCTCGCGCGCGAGCAGTCGCCCGCGAGCACCTGGCCGGTTCAGCCGACGAAGCAGCACTTCACCACCCAGGGCAAGGGCGAGAAAGAGACCATTTCGCCCAACAATGCCGCGCGCTACAACCCCATCGTGACGCTGGCCGAGTCGATCGATCCGGCCAAGGCCGCCAAGACATATGCGCGGCTCTATCCGCTGTTCCAGCAGGCCTACGAGGAGCTCGGCTATCCGGGGCGCTACTTCAACGACCGGCTCGTTGCCGTGATCGACCATCTGCTGCAGGCGCCCGAGCCCGCCGGCCCGGTGCAGGTCCGCCTCGTCGAGGTGAAGGGCAACGTGCCGTCGCAGCGGCCCTGGGTGCGCTACGAGTACGCCGATCCGCAGCTCGAGTCGCTCTCGTCGGGCCAGAAGATCATGGTGCGCGTGGGGCTGGAGAACGAGCGCAAGCTGAAGGCCAGCCTGCGCGGCTTCCGCGAGCAGATCGCCACGGGCGAGCTGGCGAAGAAGAAACAACAGCAGCAGCAGCGCTGA